A DNA window from Enterobacter cloacae subsp. cloacae ATCC 13047 contains the following coding sequences:
- the gpG gene encoding phage tail assembly chaperone G, with protein MFLKSELLESNGSSVTLFQLSALQRIEYLEYLKQLEAVEAGDFQAAITLTVKSGAFLVAMSLWHGHELKGSQGENAAAEVAKIQDEVMQSWPTELVAEAEYKVKLLSGMIAPVTDDQAASAEEGYKPAEPVTAEKPSPVS; from the coding sequence ATGTTTCTAAAGAGCGAACTGCTGGAAAGTAACGGCAGCAGCGTCACATTGTTCCAGCTTTCGGCGCTTCAGCGTATTGAATACCTCGAATACCTGAAGCAGCTGGAGGCAGTTGAAGCCGGCGATTTCCAGGCGGCCATCACCCTCACCGTAAAAAGTGGGGCGTTCCTCGTGGCGATGTCGCTCTGGCACGGCCACGAACTGAAAGGCTCCCAGGGAGAAAATGCGGCGGCGGAAGTGGCAAAGATTCAGGATGAGGTCATGCAGTCATGGCCGACCGAACTGGTTGCCGAAGCGGAATATAAGGTGAAGCTCCTGTCCGGGATGATTGCGCCGGTAACTGATGACCAGGCAGCGTCCGCCGAAGAAGGTTATAAACCCGCTGAACCCGTTACTGCGGAAAAGCCCTCGCCAGTGAGCTGA